The proteins below come from a single Rosa rugosa chromosome 2, drRosRugo1.1, whole genome shotgun sequence genomic window:
- the LOC133732281 gene encoding cytochrome b-c1 complex subunit 8-like, whose translation MGKQPVRMKAVVYALSPFQQKVMPGLWKDLPTKIHHKISENWHSAIFLLGPIVGTYAYVQNYKEKEKLEHRF comes from the exons atggggaaGCAACCGGTGAGGATGAAGGCGGTGGTATACGCGCTGTCGCCGTTTCAGCAGAAGGTGATGCCGGGTCTCTGGAAAGATCTGCCGACGAAGATCCACCACAAGATCTCCGAGAACTGGCACAGCGCTATCTTCCTCCTCGGACCCATCGTCGGAACCTATGC GTATGTCCAGAACTACAAGGAAAAGGAGAAGTTGGAGCATAGGTTCTGA
- the LOC133732280 gene encoding probable LRR receptor-like serine/threonine-protein kinase At1g56130 has product MSLVVWFWYAAAACSIFISGIVAQAQPTTDPSEVRALNAIFQKWNITANTKQWNTTGDPCSELAVDEDDETAYFHDDDYNLLVKCNCSYDSNSTCHITQLKAITLDIVAPIPEELYALTFLQYLNVKKNYLTGPISASIGNLTSIKYLDLGHNDLSGELPKEIEKLTNLTFLGVGTLNLSGSLPPEMGYLKTLKEIYIDNSGLSGEIPPTFANLTNLEIFWATDINLTGRIPDFVGDWTKLTKLRFQGNSFEGSIPSSLSRLTLLTELRITDLTIANDNSSLGFINNMTSLQVLMLRNNNISDSIPSNIGDYRKLVHLDLSFNNLNGQIPASLFDMNELAILFLGNNKLNGSLPESKSSSVLVVDLSYNNLVGQSFPSWVNEQSLELNLVANNFSIDSSDSSGLPSGLNCLQRGFPCHRGSPVYYNFMINCGGPQATISNGTVYEKDMEPLGPATYYVTDTNRWGVSNVGLKTQFVAASYLTGTNIPKYTISTSSPIRNTSDPTIFQSARISASSLRYYGLGLENGNYTVKLEFAEQAILDTLKRKSLGRRVFDIYIQDVLVVKDFDIRKETNKTSLLAIEKVYKAQVVSENYLEIHFFWAGKGTCCIPEEGTYGPLVSAISATPEFKPTVSNKLPSSKKNRTGLIVGIVVGCGVLILVVLLLYIVQGRKRHNTDDDYDEELLGIDLGPLTFSFSELKAATNNFSPDNKLGEGGFGPVFKGALNDGRVIAVKQLAASSHQGKNQFVTEIATISSVRHNNLVNLYGFCTEGAKRLLVYEYLENKSLDQALFGKRTLHLDWQTRFDICLGVARGLTYLHEESRLRIVHRDVKASNILLDSNLIAKISDFGLAKHYDDKKTHMSTRVAGTIGYLAPEYAMRGHLTEKTDVFAYGVVILEIVSGRPNSDPSLEGDMVYLLELAWNLHENEREVDLVDSRLSEFNEEEARRTINIGILCTQSSPMLRPPMSRVIGMLAGDIEVTPAISKPGYLTDWRFDDVTTITSQTKYGSTGTSLGTDMSTRGTDFSFYNSSASTSVMGDAGQLPSNATLPILNNTNGDGR; this is encoded by the exons ATGTCACTGGTGGTGTGGTTTTGGTATGCTGCAGCAGCCTGCAGCATATTCATCTCTGGGATTGTTGCACAGGCTCAACCCACCACAGATCCCTCTGAAg TGAGAGCGCTGAATGCAATCTTTCAGAAATGGAATATTACAGCCAATACAAAGCAATGGAACACAACTGGTGATCCATGCAGTGAACTTGCGgtagatgaagatgatgagacCGCTTATTTCCATGATGATGATTACAATCTCCTCGTCAAATGCAACTGCTCTTATGATTCAAACTCAACTTGCCACATTACCCAACT GAAAGCAATCACTTTGGACATTGTTGCTCCAATTCCAGAAGAGCTCTATGCTTTGACTTTCCTTCAATATCT GAATgtgaaaaaaaattacttgaCAGGACCCATCTCTGCATCGATTGGAAATCTAACCAGCATCAAATACTT GGACTTGGGACACAACGACTTATCAGGGGAACTACCAAAGGAAATTGAAAAACTCACCAATTTGACATTCTT GGGTGTTGGGACACTCAACCTTTCTGGTTCTCTGCCTCCTGAGATGGGGTATTTAAAAACATTAAAAGAGAt TTACATTGATAATTCTGGACTTAGCGGTGAGATTCCACCAACATTTGCTAATCTAACAAACTTGGAAATATT TTGGGCAACAGATATAAACCTCACTGGCAGGATACCGGACTTCGTAGGAGATTGGACAAAGCTTACTAAATT GAGGTTTCAGGGAAACTCTTTTGAAGGTTCCATACCATCTTCACTGTCCAGGTTGACTCTTTTGACAGAGCT GCGAATTACTGATTTAACGATTGCCAATGACAACTCTTCTCTTGGATTTATCAACAATATGACGTCTCTACAAGTCTT AATGCTGAGGAATAACAATATTTCTGATTCAATTCCTTCCAACATTGGAGATTACCGAAAATTGGTTCACCT GGATTTGAGCTTCAACAATTTGAATGGACAAATACCAGCCTCACTATTTGATATGAATGAGCTCGCCATTCT GTTTCTTGGAAACAATAAGTTGAATGGTAGCCTTCCTGAGTCTAAAAGCTCGTCTGTTCTCGTTGT AGATTTGTCTTACAATAATCTAGTAGGCCAGAGCTTTCCGAGTTGGGTCAACGAACAAAGCCTAGAACT TAACTTGGTGGCCAACAACTTCAGCATAGACAGTTCAGACAGCAG TGGTCTACCTTCAGGGTTGAATTGCCTTCAAAGGGGCTTCCCTTGCCACCGTGGTAGTCCAGTTT ACTATAACTTCATGATTAACTGCGGTGGTCCTCAGGCTACGATATCCAATGGGACTGTGTATGAGAAGGACATGGAGCCCCTTGGTCCAGCTACATATTATGTGACTGACACAAACAGATGGGGAGTTAGCAATGTCGGTCTTAAAACACAGTTTGTAG CTGCATCATATTTGACTGGGACCAACATTCCAAAGTATACAATATCCACTTCATCTCCAATCAGAAATACTTCAGACCCTACGATATTTCAGAGTGCAAGGATCTCTGCTTCATCACTCAGATACTATGGCTTGGGTCTTGAGAATGGAAACTATACCGTGAAGCTTGAATTTGCAGAACAAGCTATCCTAGATACCCTTAAAAGAAAAAGTCTTGGAAGACGTGTGTTTGATATATATATCCAG GATGTTCTTGTTGTTAAAGATTTTGATATACGGAAGGAGACAAATAAGACATCTTTGCTAGCTATTGAAAAGGTATACAAGGCTCAGGTGGTTTCAGAGAATTACCTTGAAATCCATTTCTTCTGGGCTGGAAAGGGGACTTGCTGTATACCAGAGGAGGGTACTTATGGACCTCTTGTTTCAGCCATCAGTGCTACACCTG AATTCAAACCTACCGTCAGCAACAAGCTGCCAAGTAGTAAGAAGAATAGGACTGGGCTTATTGTGGGAATTGTTGTTGGTTGTGGAGTTTTAATTCTGGTGGTGCTGCTTTTATATATTGTTCAAGGAAGAAAGAGGCACAACACTGATGATGACTATGATGAAG AGCTGTTGGGAATAGATCTTGGACCTCTCACTTTCAGTTTTTCTGAACTGAAGGCAGCTACAAATAACTTTAGTCCAGATAATAAGCTTGGAGAGGGAGGATTTGGGCCTGTCTTCAAA GGTGCTCTAAATGATGGAAGAGTAATTGCCGTAAAACAATTGGCTGCATCATCCCACCAAGGAAAGAACCAGTTTGTGACTGAGATTGCCACTATATCTTCTGTGCGACACAATAACCTAGTAAATTTGTATGGATTCTGCACCGAGGGAGCTAAACGGCTCCTTGTCTATGAGTATCTGGAGAACAAGAGTCTTGATCAAGCATTATTTG GAAAAAGAACCTTGCATCTTGATTGGCAGACACGTTTTGATATATGCTTGGGTGTAGCTAGAGGTTTAACTTATCTTCATGAAGAATCAAGGCTTCGAATTGTACACAGAGATGTGAAGGCAAGTAACATTCTGCTTGACTCTAATCTCATTGCCAAAATATCAGATTTTGGTTTGGCGAAGCATTATGATGATAAAAAGACCCACATGAGTACTCGGGTTGCGGGAACAAT TGGGTATCTTGCACCGGAATATGCTATGCGTGGACACTTGACAGAGAAAACCGATGTGTTTGCCTATGGTGTTGTCATTCTAGAAATTGTCAGCGGTAGGCCAAATTCTGATCCAAGTTTGGAAGGCGATATGGTTTATCTTCTTGAATTG GCTTGGAACTTGCATGAAAACGAACGTGAAGTTGATCTAGTAGACTCTAGATTATCCGAATTCAATGAGGAAGAAGCAAGACGAACTATCAACATAGGAATTTTGTGCACTCAATCATCACCAATGCTACGACCACCTATGTCTCGCGTGATTGGAATGCTTGCAGGAGATATTGAAGTGACTCCTGCTATTTCAAAGCCCGGTTACTTGACAGACTGGCGATTTGACGATGTAACTACTATCACCAGCCAAACGAAATATGGGAGTACTGGCACCAGTCTAGGAACTGATATGTCAACTAGAGGAACTGACTTCAGCTTTTACAACTCATCGGCAAGTACAAGCGTGATGGGGGATGCAGGGCAATTACCTTCAAATGCCACTCTTCCCATACTCAATAATACTAATGGTGATGGTAGGTGA